Below is a window of Bacillaceae bacterium S4-13-56 DNA.
TTCGCTTAGCTTGCGCGTCTACTCTGATTCCGTGCGTCTCTTTTGGCCCGGAGCTAGACAAATTTTATACTTATCTTGTAAAAAAAGTGTGGAGAATTTCTCCACACTTTTACTCATACATTTTCTCTAGTTCGTCAAGCATAGCTATGAGTTGATCAATATCTTCTACTGAAATTGTTTCTGGATCCAGTCTGTCCACCCTATCCATAAACACTGATAAACGAGTTTTCAGCTCTTGTATTTTGGTTGATTGGTCCGCCATGAATGGTCTCCTTTTTGCAGCTTTTTTCAGAATCCTGTGGTACCACTGAGAAGTGGGATGAGACGGTGTTCCCGTCCCCACAGCACATACTGTGCGCATCCCACATGGTACCACAAGTTTTTCTTGAAGGAAAAGGTTTAAAAATCCTGTGTTCCTGTCCCCTCCAGGTGTTCCCGTCCCCTCTCGGTGCAGCTCTAGTGGTCTTTTAGTGTAAAGCCGAAGGATACGTAGTCTTGGACGGGGATCCAGGCTCCGATTCCTTGGCGGGTTACATTTTTGACTACGAGTTTTTTCTTAGATCCTTTTAGCTCTAGATATACTTCTGCGAAGGTAACCACGCCTTTTTCATTAACTGCTGGCGCAAAGGCTTTTAATGTTCCAATTTGCTTTGGTGGAATTCCGTAGCTATTTGCTTTTTTAGTACCTTGGCCAATAACAGTATGAAAGGCTAATGGAAGTTCCGTTTCTTCATGTGCCTTCAGAAGCATCATCTTTTTAATTTCTTTGGCTTGATCTATCTTAGTCGTTAAGGCACCTTTCACATGCTTTTCCTCTTCTTGTTGATAATGAAGGGTTTGTTGCTCTTTTCCACCTAGATTATTGATGCGATTGGTATTAATTTCATGATACTCCCAGTTAATGCTTGTTTCATTTGATTCATAATTGATAGGCCAGTGCCCCATGTAAATCATTCCGCGATAACCGATTGCAAGCGGGGAAGTTTTTAATGACGATTCATTAAGCATACGAATTAACTCTGGATTTTCAATAGGCGTATCCACATTTTCTAAAAGTTCTTTTGTTAACTCACTTGGCTCGAGTACCGTTTGATCCTGTGTAGAATTGGGATAGGTGTTTTCTTGACTAATAGATAATACATGACTTGGTACACCGTAATTTGACTTCTCTTTTACACTATCTTCTTTTTTCTCCTCCACTTTTGGTTCCTTTTTGTCTTCAGCCAAATTAAAAGCGAAAGTCTGCATTGGTAAAACTATAGAAATAACTATAATTAAAAAGGTAAGTCTGAATTTAGATTTCATAGTAGACGTCACGATCCTTTCATTTTTTGCTTAGTTTTTTCGTAAAGAATTAAACTTATACAATTATTCTAAGAAGTCATTCATGAAAGAATATGTTACATTAAATCAAGAAAGATTTTTAACGTCACAAAAGGGGTATGCTTATGCTATCAGAGCACGGGCGCTTTCGAGTCCTTATTTTAATTGTTATGATTTCTGGTTTTTCACAGGGAATGCTTCTTCCACTTATTGCGATCATTTTAGAGCATAGCGGTATTTCATCCTCCATCAATGGTCTTCATGCGACTGGATTATACATAGGAGTTTTAATTGCTTCTCCATTTATGGAAAAACCAATGCGAGCTTTTGGATACAAACCTATGATTGTTGT
It encodes the following:
- a CDS encoding YfkD family protein produces the protein MKSKFRLTFLIIVISIVLPMQTFAFNLAEDKKEPKVEEKKEDSVKEKSNYGVPSHVLSISQENTYPNSTQDQTVLEPSELTKELLENVDTPIENPELIRMLNESSLKTSPLAIGYRGMIYMGHWPINYESNETSINWEYHEINTNRINNLGGKEQQTLHYQQEEEKHVKGALTTKIDQAKEIKKMMLLKAHEETELPLAFHTVIGQGTKKANSYGIPPKQIGTLKAFAPAVNEKGVVTFAEVYLELKGSKKKLVVKNVTRQGIGAWIPVQDYVSFGFTLKDH
- a CDS encoding SE1561 family protein, coding for MADQSTKIQELKTRLSVFMDRVDRLDPETISVEDIDQLIAMLDELEKMYE